The genomic region CGGCCGCGTCCACCTCGCACGGGTTGTTCTGGGTGCACCGGCCGCCGTCCTCGTTGCCGGTGTTGTTCACCCCGACCACGCTGCCGTCCGCGGTGTCGATGATCGGCGAGCCCGAGGTGCCGCCGATGGTCTTGCACTCCGGCGTGTAGCGAATGGAGTCCTTCCAGGTCCAGCTCGCCTCCTTCACCTGGTGCACGAAGGCGTCGATCTTGCAGGAGTAGATCCGCTTCCAGTAGCCGGAGACCACCCTGATGTCCGCGCCCTGCCTCGGGTGCGCGGTGTTGAGGGTCAGCGCCTTGGTCCGGTACCGGCTCTCGATGTCGGCGTAGCTCTCCTTGAGCTGGTAGAGCGCCAGGTCGGTGTCGGTCATGGTGGCGTAGGCCAGCTTGGTCGCGGTCAGCGTGCCCAGGTTCTGCGCCGAGGGGTTCAGCAGGGTGAAGGTGCGCTGCGAGGGCTGGTTCACGATCACCTCGCCCGCGGCCATGAACTTCACGCAGTGCCCGTTGGTCAGCACCAGCGCCTTGTCCGTGTTCGCCACCCCGGCGGGCCGGACAAGTGAGCCGGAACAATTGTTCAACGCCACGATCGCGGTGTAGTCCACCGCGTTCGCCGAGGCCGCCGCCGGGACGGCGGTGAGGGTTCCCATGATCGTCAACGCGGTTCCCGCAGCCGCGAGAAAACCGACAGAACGCCTGGTCATCCGGGTTCTCCTTCGAGCAGGGCGAAGCGGACTGTGCCGTTCGAGCACATCCTGTCGGACCGGTGGCCGCCACCCCCGGAAGTCGGCGGCGAAACACTGGAAGTGAACGGTCTTACCGGCTGTTGAACGGGGTGCCCGGAGCGCCCTGTGACCACGTCGGCGTGGGAGACCGCCCGTGGCGGCTGTCATGATGGGTCATTGCACGGGGGTTCAAGCGGCAAGCTGGGGGGCCCGGCCGGGTGGACGGGCAGATCGGTCAGACAAGGAAGCAGGCGCGCGTGGCACGGTCGAAGAGCAGCGAAAACGGGGCGGGCGGTGGCTCCGGCAACCGACGACTGGTGATCGTCGAGTCGCCCGCGAAGGCCCGTAAGATCGCCTCCTACCTCGGGCGCAACTTCGTCGTGGAGTCCTCCAAGGGGCACATCCGCGACCTGCCCAAGGGCGCCTCGGACGTGCCTGCCAAGTACAAGGGCGAGGCCTGGGCCCGCCTCGGCGTGAACGTGGACAACGGCTTCGAACCGCTCTACGTGGTCTCGGTGGACAAGAAGACCACGGTCAGCGAGCTCAAGGAGGCGCTCAAGAGCGTCGACGAGCTCTACCTGGCCACAGACGGTGACCGCGAGGGCGAGGCCATCGCCTGGCACCTGCTGGAGACGCTCAAGCCCAAGGTGCCGGTCCGCCGGATGGTCTTCCACGAGATCACCGAGTCCGCCATCCAGGCCGCCGCGGCCAACCCGCGCGACCTCGACCACGACCTGGTCGACGCCCAGGAGACCCGCCGCATCCTGGACCGGCTCTACGGCTACGAGGTCAGCCCCGTGCTGTGGAAGAAGGTCATGCCGAAGCTCTCGGCGGGCCGGGTGCAGTCGGTGGCCACCCGCATCGTGGTCGAGCGCGAACGCGAGCGGATGCGCTTCACCCCCGCCGGGTACTGGGACATCTCCGCGGTGCTGGACGCCGGCGAGCGGGCCGAGCCGCGCACCTTCGGCGCCCGGCTGCTCACCGTGGACGGCGCCCGGCTGGCCACCGGCCGCGACTTCGGCCCCGACGGCCGCCTCAAGCAGGGCTCCGAGGTCAGGGTGCTGGTGGAGGCCGAGGCCCGCGCGCTGGCCGGCGCCCTGGCCGGGGTGGACTACGCGGTCACCTCGGTGGAGGAGAAGCCCTACACCCGCAAGCCCTACGCGCCGTTCATGACCTCCACCCTGCAGCAGGAGGCTGGGCGCAAGCTGCGGTTCTCGGCCGAGCGGACCATGCGCACCGCGCAGCGGCTGTACGAGAACGGCTACATCACCTACATGCGTACCGACTCCACCACGCTGTCGGAGACCGCGATCGACGCGGCGCGCAGGCAGGCCACCCACCTCTACGGCGCGGAGTACGTCAGCAAGACCCCGCGCCAGTACACCCGCAAGGTCAAGAACGCCCAGGAGGCGCACGAGGCGATCCGGCCGGCCGGTGAGTCCTTCCAGACCCCCGGCCAGGTCGCCAACGAGCTGGAGTCCGACGAGTTCCGGCTCTACGAGCTGATCTGGCAGCGCACCATCGCCTCCCAGATGTCCGACGCCCGCGGCACCACCATGAGCGTGCGCATCACCGGCACCGCGACCAGCGGCGAGGAGTGCGTCTTCAGCGCCTCCGGCCGCACCATCACCTTCGCCGGGTTCCTCAAGGCCTACGTGGAGGCGGTGGACTCCGAGGCCGGTGGCGAGTCCGACGACGCCGAGCGCAGGCTGCCGAACCTGGTCAAGGACCAGCCGATCCAGGCCAACGAGCTGTCCCCGGACGGCCACACCACCAGCCCGCCGCCGCGCTACAGCGAGGCCAGCCTGATCAAGGCGATGGAGGAGCTGGGCATCGGCCGCCCGTCCACCTACTCGCCCACCATCAGCACCATCCAGAACCGCGGCTACGTGTGGAAGAAGGGCTCCGCGCTGGTGCCCTCCTGGGTCGCCTTCGCCGTGGTCGGCCTGCTGGAACAGCACTTCGGGCGGCTGGTCGACTACGACTTCACCGCCGCGCTGGAGGACGAGCTCGACGGCATCGCCGGCGGTCGCCAGGAGCGCACCGCCTGGCTGTCCGGGTTCTACTTCGGCGGCGAGATCGGCCCTGAGGGCTCGATCGGCCGCGCGGGCGGGCTGAAGAAGCTGGTCGGCTCCAGCGTCGAGCACATCGACGCCCGCGAGGTGAACTCGATCCCGCTGTTCTCCGACGAGGCCGGGCGCACCGTGGTGGTCCGGGTCGGTCGCTACGGCCCGTACCTGGAGCGGCCGGAGCTGGACGAGAGCGGCAACGCCACCGGTGAGTCGCAGCGGGCCAACCTGCCCGACGACCTGCCGCCGGACGAGCTGACCGCGGAGATCGCCGAGACCCTGTTCTCCACCCCGATGGAGGGCCGCACCCTCGGCACCGACCCGGTCTCCGGGCACGAGATCGTGGCCAAGGACGGCCGCTACGGCGCCTACGTCACCGAGGTCCTGCCCGAGGGCAGCAAGAACAAGCCGCGCACCGGCTCGCTGTTCAAGGACATGGACCTGGCCACGGTCACCCTGGAGGACGCGCTGCGGCTGCTGTCCCTGCCCAGGGTGGTCGGCACCGACCCGAACACCGGCGAGGAGATCACCGCGCAGAACGGCCGCTACGGCCCGTACCTCAAGCGCGGCACCGACTCCCGCTCCCTGGTCACCGAGGAGCAGCTGTTCACGGTGACCCTGGAGGAGGCGCTGGCGATCTACGCCGAGCCGAAGAAGCGCGGCCGTCAGGCCGCCGCCTCCGCGCCGCCACTGAAGGAGCTGGGCAACGACCCGGTCTCCGGCAAGCCGATGGTGGTCAAGGACGGCCGGTTCGGCCCGTACGTCACCGACGGGGAGTACAACGCCTCGCTGCGCAAGAGCGACAGCGTGGAGACCCTCACCGACGAGCGCGCGGCCGAGCTGCTGGCGGAGAAGCGGGCCAAGGGCCCGGCGCCGAAGAAGAAGGCCGCGCCGAAGAAGGCCGCCGCGAAGAAGACCACCACCACCGCGGCCAAGAAGACCACGACGGCCAAGACCACCGCGGCCAAGACCACCAAGGCCACCACCGCGAAGTCCGGCACCACCAAGGCCGCGGCCAAGCCCGCGGCGAGCAAGTCCAAGGCGGCCAGCAAGTCCTGATGATTCACCCGGCCACCTCCCGGAACCGGCGTTAACCTGGTTCCAGGAGGTGGCTCCCGTGGCCAAGGACGCGCTCTCCGGTGGTGACGGCACCCAGTCCCCGTCGCCCCTGCCGCCGATGTCCGACCCGCTGCTCCCGCCCCGCAACCCGGCGGGGGAGGAGCCGACGACCACCAGACCCGAGGTGCCCTCCGCACCCGGCGACCCGGAACAGCTGCGCGCCGCGATCGAGGCCGCGCTCGCCGCCGACGGGGCTGCCCCGCCGCCCGGCTACGCCCAGGCCACTCCGTTCCACCAGCAGGTCGATCCGCTGCCCCGCCGCCGGTTCGTGCCCAAGGCCCGGATCCCGCGACCCCGCATGCCGGACATGCGCCGGGCCCTGCCCGCGGGCGGCATCACCCCGGCCACCCTCGGCTTCCTCGCGCTGATCCTGCTCACCCTGGTGCTGGTGTACGCGTTCCTGTCCAGCTTCATCAGCTGGTTCTCCGGCCTCTTCAGTTAGCTCCCGGCTACCCTGGGCCCCGTTCGGGGACGTGAACGCCAGCGCGAGCGAGGTGAGCAGGATCCGGCAGGAACCAGCCGAGTCGTCGGCCTCGACCGTGCACCGGGTGCGCAGCGTGCTGGCCATCGGCCCGTTCCGCAGGCTGTGGGCGGTCAACTCGCTGTGCAGCGTCGGCGACTGGCTCGCCCTGCTGGCCACCACCGCGCTGGCCACCAACCTGACCACCGGCTACCAGGCGCAGAGCTTCGCCTTCGGCGGCGTGGTGGCGATCAAGCTGCTGCCCGCGCTGCTGCTGGCCCCGCTGGCCGGGGCGCTGGCTGACAAGTTCGACCGGCGCAGGCTGATGGTGGTCTGCGACGTGCTGCGCTGCCTGGTGCTGCTGAGCATCCCGCTGGCCGGCTCGCTGTGGTGGCTGTTCGTGGCCACCTTCCTGCTGGAGCTGTGCACGCTGTTCTGGGTGCCGGCCAAGGACGCCTCGATCCCCAACCTGCTGCGCCGTCCGGACCAGGTGGAGACGGCCAACCAGCTGTCCATGGTGATGACCTACGGCGTGTCCGTGGTGACCGCCTCCGGGCTGTTCACCGCGCTGACCGTGCTCGGCCCGACCCTGTTCCTGCCGCTGACCCCCACCCAGATCGTCTACTTCGCACTGGTGCTCAACGGGCTGATCTACCTCTCCACCGCGATCACCGTGGCCACCCGCATCCCGGAGGTCTCCGGCCGGGCCGGCCCCGGCGCGGAGCAGGCGCGCGGGGCCAGCGTGCTCGCCCTGGTCCGGGACGGGCTGCGGTTCGTCGGCACCACCCCGCTGATCCGCGGCCTGGTGATCGGCATCGCCGGCGCCTTCACCGCCGGTGGCGCGGTGATCGCCTGTGCCAAGCTGTACGCGGTCAGCCTCAAGGGCGGCGACGCCAGCTACGGCCTGCTGTTCGTCTCGATCTTCCTCGGTCTGGGCAGCGGCATGGTCATCGCGCCCAAGCTGTCCCAGCGCATCCCGCACAACCGGCTCTTCGGCGCGGCCATCGTCGGCGCGGGCGCGGTGCTGCTGCTGGTCGCGCTGGCCCCGCACCTGTGGCTGGCGCTGCTCACCGTCCTCGGCGTCGGCGCCTCCGCCGGGGTGGCCTTCCTGACCGGCATGACCATCATCGGCGCCAAGGTCGAGGACGCCATCCGCGGCCGCACCGTGGCCTTCATGCAGTCCCTGGTCCGGCTGGTGCTGATGGGCTCGATGGCGCTGGTCCCGGTGCTGGTCGGCCTGCTGCCGCCGCGGACCTGGCACGTCTTCGGCGCGGAGCTGACCGTGGACGGCACCCGGCCGATCCTCTTCGGCGCCGGGATCATCGCCGCGGTGCTCGGCGTGGTGGCCTACCGGCAGATGGACGACCGGCGCAGCGGGCCAATCCTGTCCGACCTGATGTCCGTGCTGCGCCGTCAGCGTCGCAGCAGCGGGCTGTTGATCGCGGTGGAAGGCGACACCGTGGCCGACACCTCCGCGCAGTCCCAGCGGCTGGCCGAGTGGCTGCGCGCCGAGGGCCAGGAGGTGGTGCTGGCCGCCGATCCCGCGGAGGAGGAGCGGCGGCTGCTGGCCGAGGCCGGGCTGCACAGCCCGAGGGCGCACGTGCTGATGTCCGCCGCGGTCCGCGCCGACCTGGTGGAACAGGTGGTCAAGCCCGCGCTGGCGGCCGGCGCGGTGGTGGTGCTGGAGCGCTCGGTGCACGGCCCGCTGGCCGAGCTGGGCGCCAGCGCCGGGATGGACGCCGCCGAGTTGGAGGGCCTCGCCGAGTTCTCCACCGGCAGGCTGGCCGCCGATGTCACCGTGCTGCTGGACAAGGACCCGGCCACCCCCTCGGCGAACCTGGCCGAACAGCCGTGGCGGATGCACCGGCTGCTCACCGAGATGGCCGCCGCCGAACCCGACCGCTACGTGGTGGTGGAGGCCGGTGGCGGGGTCGAGGAGGTGGCCGAACGGGTGCGCGAGGCGGTCCGCCCGGTGCTGGCCAACCGCCAGCAGGGCACGCCGGAACCGGGATTGTCGGCCGCCGGGGCAGGATAGGACCCGTGACGCTGACCCGAGAGGACATCGAGCAGGCGCCGACCAGCGGGGTGTGGGGCGACGTGGTCGGCCAGCCCGGCGTGGCCCTGGTGCTGGCCACCGCCGCGCGCGCCGCCGCTGACCTGGTCGAAGGCCGTCCGATCCAGCCCGGCTCGATGACCCACGCCTGGCTGTTCACCGGCCCGCCCGGCTCCGGCCGCTCGGTGGCCGCCCGCGCCTTCGCCGCCGCCCTGCAGTGCGCGCAGCCCAGCGGCGACGGGATCTGGGGCTGTGGACAGTGCCGCCCCTGCCACACCGTGCTCAGCGGCACGCACGCCGACGTGCGGGTGGTGGCGCCGGAGGGGCTGTCCATCGCGGTGGCCGAGATGCGCGCGCTGGTGCAGATCGCCGCCCGCCGCCCCACCGCGGGCCGCTGGCAGGTGGTGATCATCGAGGACGCCGACCGGCTCACCGAGGGCGCGGCCAACGCGCTGCTCAAGGCGGTCGAGGAACCCCCGTCGCGGACGGTGTTCCTGCTCTGCGCGCCCTCGGACCACCCGGAGGACGTCTCGGTCACCATCCGCTCCCGCTGCCGGGTGCTGGCCCTGGGCACGCCGACGGTAGCCGCGATCGAGGACGTGCTGCGCCGCCGCGACGGCATCCCGGCCGACCTGGCCGCCTGGGCCGCCTCGGTCTGCGGCGGCCACGTGGGCCGGGCCCGCAGGCTGGCCACCGACCCGGAGGCCCGCGCCCGCCGGGAGTCCGTGCTGCGCATCCCCACCGGCCTGCGCCGCCCCAACGACGTGTTCACCAGCGCTGACGACCTGGTCAAGGCGGCCGAGTCGGAGGCGGCCGCGGTCAGCGAGGCCAAGGACGGCGCCGAGCGGGACGCGCTGGAGACCGCGCTCGGCGGTGGCGGCACCGGCAAGGGCGTGGCCGCGGCGGCTCGCGGCGCCAAGTCCGCGCTCAAGGACCTGGAGAAGCGGCAGAAGTCCAGGGCCACCCGCACCCAGCGGGACGCCCTGGACCTGGCCCTGGTCGACCTGGCCGGGTTCTACCGGGACGTGCTCACCGCGCGGCTGGGCGCCGAGGTGCCGCTCAACCACCCCGACCGCGCCGCCGACATCCGCACCGCGGCCGCCAGCTGGACCCCGGAGGCCACCCTGCGGCGGCTGGAGGCGGTGCTGTCCTGCCGGGAGGCGCTGGGCCTCAACGTCAAGCCGCGGATCGCGATCGAGGCCATGGTGACCACGCTGTACCACGGCTGAGGCTCAGCCCGGCTCCGGAGCGCCGAAGGCCGAGGAGACCTCCCTGGCCGCGCGCAGCACCCTCGGCGCGTGCGCCACCAGCTCGGCCAGCTCCTGTTCCAGCGCCAGCGCGGACACGCTGACCCCGCCGACCACCGCGCCGGTGTGGTCGCGCACCACCGCGCCGACGCAGCGCACGCCTGGCTCGTTCTCCTCGTCGTCCACCGCGAACCCGGTGGCGCGCGCCCCGGCCAGCCGGTCCCGCAGCGCGGCCGGGCTGACCGCGGTCCTGGGCGTGCGCGCCGTCAGCCGCAACCGGCCCAGCAGTGGGGCCAGCTCCACCTCGGGCAGCGCGGCCAGCACCGCCTTGCCGATCGCGCTGGAGTGCAGCGGCAGGCTCATGCCGACCCTGGAGGCCATCCGGTACGGCTTGTCGCCCTCGACCTTGTCCACGTACACCAGCTCCGCGCCCAGCAGCATGGCGAAGTGCACCGCGCAGCCGGTCTCGCCCTGCAACGCGGCCAGCGCGGGCCGGGCTCGCCGGGCCGGGTCCAGCCGTTGCAGCACCCGCCCGGCCAGCGCCAGCACCTTCGGCCCGGCCAGGTAGTTGCCCTGCCGGTCGGCCAGCGCGAAACCCTGCTCCGCCAAGGTCTGCAGCACCCGGTGCACGGTCGACTTGGGCAGCCCGGTGGCCCGCGCCAGCTCGGTGACCCTGCTGTGCTCGGCCAGCGCGTCCAGCACCGCCAGCGCCTTCTCCACCGCGCCGCCGGGGCCCTCGGTCACCGGCCCATCCAGCCGCCGTCGACCACCAGCACGTGCCCGTTGACGTAGTCGGAGGCAGGCGAGGCCAGGAACACCGCCGCGCCCACCAGGTCCTCGGGGTCGCCCCAGCGCCTGGCCGGGATGCGCGCCCGGATGGCCGGCTCGCGGGCCGGGTCCGCGCGCAGCGCCGCGGTGTTGCTGGTGCTGATGTAGCCCGGCGCGATCGCGTTGACCTGCACGCCGTGCGCGGCCCACTCGTTGGCCAGCGCCGAGGTCAGCCCGGCCACCGCGTGCTTGCTCGCGGTGTAGGCGGGCACCAGGATGCCGCCCTGGAAGCTGAGCAGCGAGGCGATGTTGACGATCTTGCCGGAGCCGCGCGCGACCATCTGCCGCCCGGCCAGTTGGCAGAGCGCGAACACCGAGTCCAGGTTGACGCTGAGCACCCGCCGCCAGTCCGCCAGCGGCACGTCCGCGGCGGCCTGGCGGTGGATGGTGCCCGCGTTGTTGACCAGGACGTCGATCTCCTGATCCGCCAGCAGCGCGCCGACCTCCCGCTGCACACCGTCCACATCGGACAGATCGACGAGCAGGCTGCGCGCGCTGACCCCGTGCCCCCTGATCTCGGCCTCGACCTCGGCGAGGTCACCGCCGCGGCCCAGCAGCACCAGGTCGGCCCCGGCGCTGGCCAGGCCGTTGGCGATGGCCCGGCCGATGCCGGTGCGCGCGCCGGTCACCAGCGCGGTCCGGCCGCGCAGCGAGAACAACCGCTGGACTGCCCCGTTCACCCCGGCCTCCTCGTTCACCCTGTCGACTCAGCGCAGCTCGGTCAGCGCGACCGGGTCCATGTCGTCGTAGGCCTGGTTCTCCCCGCCCATGGCCCAGACGAAGGAGTAGGCGTGCGTGCCCGCGCCGCTGTGCACCGACCAGCTCGGCGAGATCACCGCCTGCTCGTTGGCCACCACCAGGTTCCTGGTCGCGGCAGGCTCACCGAGCAGGTGGACCACCCGCTGGTCCTCGGGCAGGTCGAAGTAGAGGTAGCACTCGGTGCGCCGGTCGTGCGTGTGCGGCGGCATCGTGTTCCACACACTGCCCTCGGCGAGGGTGGTGATACCGAGTACCAACTGGCACGACTTGATTCCATTCACATGGATGAACTTTCGGATGGATCGGACGTTCGCGGTCCGCGGCTCGCCCAATTCCAGAATGTCCACATCCGTGAACCGCGCCAATTCCGTCGGATGGCTGGTATGGGCCGGGGTGGAGAACAGGTAGAAATGCGGGGAGTCCGTCTCATCCGATTCGAACACGACGTCGACCGCGCCGCGGCCGACGTAGAGGCAGTCCCGATGCGCCAACCGATACGCCGTGCCGTCCACGGTCACGGTGCCGCCGCCGCGCACCGCCACCACCGCCAACTCGCGCCGGGCCAGGAAGTTCTCCGCCCGCAACGGGTCGGCCGAGGGCAGCCGGAGCGGCTCGCCGGGCTTGGGCACGGCGCCGCCGAGCACGGTCCGGTCCTCGTGCGAGTACACCGTGTGCACCTGTCCCGGTTCGAAAAGATCCGCTACCAGGTAGTGCGCGCGGAGCTGCTCGGTGTCGAAACCGGCGATCTGCGCGGGATTTGTCGCGTGCCTAACCTGCATGAATTGCCTCCCGTGCGGGCCCATGCGCTGGATGGCCCTTTACGTTTCGGACTGGGCGGTGTCACGATGTGGCCGCTTGCCATGGAACACCGTTCTGACAAACGGAACAAGTCCGCGAACAGGCGAGGAGGCAGCCCCCGTGTACCAGCAGGATCCGAACCCCACGGGGTCGCTGTTGCTCTCCGCGTTGCTCGCGCTGCTGCCGCTGGTGGTGCTGCTCGTGCTGCTCGGCGTCTTCCGCTGGCAGGCGCACTGGGCCGGGCTGACCACACTGGCGCTGTCCCTGGCGATCGCGGTGCTCGGCTACTCGATGCCGCTGGGGCTGGCGCTCAACTCCGCCGCCTACGGCGCGGGGCAGAGCGTGCTGGTGGTCCTGTGGATCACCTTCAACGCGATCTGGATCTACAACCTGACCGTGCACAGCGGGCACTTCGCGGTGCTGCGCCGGGCGTTCAGCTCGATCAGTGACGACCCGCGCACCCAGGCGATCGTCATCGCGTTCTCCTTCGGCGCGCTGCTGGAAGCGCTTGCCGGGGGCGGCGGACCGGTGGCGATCTGCTCGGTGATGCTCATCGCGCTGGGCGTGCACCCGCTCAAGGCGGCCACGCTGGCCCTGGTCGCGGACACCGCGCCGGTGGCCTTCGGCGGCATGGGCAACCCGATCACCGTGCTCAGCTCGGTCACCGGCCTCTCCGCCGATGCCTACGGCGCGATGGCCGGGCGGCAGGTCTCCATCCTGGCCGTGCTGATCCCGTTCCTGCTGGTCTTCATCGTCGACGGCAGGCGGGGGCTGCGCGAGGCATGGCCGGTGGCGCTGGCCGCCGGGCTGTCCTTCGGCCTCGCCCAGTTCGTGGTCTCCAACTACATCTCCTACCGGCTCTGCGACATCATCGCCGCGATCGTCTCGGTCGGCGCGGTGCTGGTGGTGACCAAGCTCCGCCGCACCGCGCCGGTGACCGTCGGCGGCGGTGACGGCCCTGACGAGCGACCGGTGCCGGACTCCCGCCGGGACCGGGCGGTCGCCTTCGCCCCGTACGCGATCATCGTGGCGGT from Crossiella sp. CA-258035 harbors:
- a CDS encoding serine protease; the encoded protein is MTRRSVGFLAAAGTALTIMGTLTAVPAAASANAVDYTAIVALNNCSGSLVRPAGVANTDKALVLTNGHCVKFMAAGEVIVNQPSQRTFTLLNPSAQNLGTLTATKLAYATMTDTDLALYQLKESYADIESRYRTKALTLNTAHPRQGADIRVVSGYWKRIYSCKIDAFVHQVKEASWTWKDSIRYTPECKTIGGTSGSPIIDTADGSVVGVNNTGNEDGGRCTQNNPCEVDAAGNVTVRRGINYGQQTFQVNACVTAGNNIDPNKAGCTLPKPRR
- a CDS encoding DNA polymerase III subunit delta'; this translates as MWGDVVGQPGVALVLATAARAAADLVEGRPIQPGSMTHAWLFTGPPGSGRSVAARAFAAALQCAQPSGDGIWGCGQCRPCHTVLSGTHADVRVVAPEGLSIAVAEMRALVQIAARRPTAGRWQVVIIEDADRLTEGAANALLKAVEEPPSRTVFLLCAPSDHPEDVSVTIRSRCRVLALGTPTVAAIEDVLRRRDGIPADLAAWAASVCGGHVGRARRLATDPEARARRESVLRIPTGLRRPNDVFTSADDLVKAAESEAAAVSEAKDGAERDALETALGGGGTGKGVAAAARGAKSALKDLEKRQKSRATRTQRDALDLALVDLAGFYRDVLTARLGAEVPLNHPDRAADIRTAAASWTPEATLRRLEAVLSCREALGLNVKPRIAIEAMVTTLYHG
- a CDS encoding IclR family transcriptional regulator, translated to MTEGPGGAVEKALAVLDALAEHSRVTELARATGLPKSTVHRVLQTLAEQGFALADRQGNYLAGPKVLALAGRVLQRLDPARRARPALAALQGETGCAVHFAMLLGAELVYVDKVEGDKPYRMASRVGMSLPLHSSAIGKAVLAALPEVELAPLLGRLRLTARTPRTAVSPAALRDRLAGARATGFAVDDEENEPGVRCVGAVVRDHTGAVVGGVSVSALALEQELAELVAHAPRVLRAAREVSSAFGAPEPG
- a CDS encoding dTMP kinase; this encodes MSRIRQEPAESSASTVHRVRSVLAIGPFRRLWAVNSLCSVGDWLALLATTALATNLTTGYQAQSFAFGGVVAIKLLPALLLAPLAGALADKFDRRRLMVVCDVLRCLVLLSIPLAGSLWWLFVATFLLELCTLFWVPAKDASIPNLLRRPDQVETANQLSMVMTYGVSVVTASGLFTALTVLGPTLFLPLTPTQIVYFALVLNGLIYLSTAITVATRIPEVSGRAGPGAEQARGASVLALVRDGLRFVGTTPLIRGLVIGIAGAFTAGGAVIACAKLYAVSLKGGDASYGLLFVSIFLGLGSGMVIAPKLSQRIPHNRLFGAAIVGAGAVLLLVALAPHLWLALLTVLGVGASAGVAFLTGMTIIGAKVEDAIRGRTVAFMQSLVRLVLMGSMALVPVLVGLLPPRTWHVFGAELTVDGTRPILFGAGIIAAVLGVVAYRQMDDRRSGPILSDLMSVLRRQRRSSGLLIAVEGDTVADTSAQSQRLAEWLRAEGQEVVLAADPAEEERRLLAEAGLHSPRAHVLMSAAVRADLVEQVVKPALAAGAVVVLERSVHGPLAELGASAGMDAAELEGLAEFSTGRLAADVTVLLDKDPATPSANLAEQPWRMHRLLTEMAAAEPDRYVVVEAGGGVEEVAERVREAVRPVLANRQQGTPEPGLSAAGAG
- the kduI gene encoding 5-dehydro-4-deoxy-D-glucuronate isomerase, with translation MQVRHATNPAQIAGFDTEQLRAHYLVADLFEPGQVHTVYSHEDRTVLGGAVPKPGEPLRLPSADPLRAENFLARRELAVVAVRGGGTVTVDGTAYRLAHRDCLYVGRGAVDVVFESDETDSPHFYLFSTPAHTSHPTELARFTDVDILELGEPRTANVRSIRKFIHVNGIKSCQLVLGITTLAEGSVWNTMPPHTHDRRTECYLYFDLPEDQRVVHLLGEPAATRNLVVANEQAVISPSWSVHSGAGTHAYSFVWAMGGENQAYDDMDPVALTELR
- the topA gene encoding type I DNA topoisomerase, which encodes MARSKSSENGAGGGSGNRRLVIVESPAKARKIASYLGRNFVVESSKGHIRDLPKGASDVPAKYKGEAWARLGVNVDNGFEPLYVVSVDKKTTVSELKEALKSVDELYLATDGDREGEAIAWHLLETLKPKVPVRRMVFHEITESAIQAAAANPRDLDHDLVDAQETRRILDRLYGYEVSPVLWKKVMPKLSAGRVQSVATRIVVERERERMRFTPAGYWDISAVLDAGERAEPRTFGARLLTVDGARLATGRDFGPDGRLKQGSEVRVLVEAEARALAGALAGVDYAVTSVEEKPYTRKPYAPFMTSTLQQEAGRKLRFSAERTMRTAQRLYENGYITYMRTDSTTLSETAIDAARRQATHLYGAEYVSKTPRQYTRKVKNAQEAHEAIRPAGESFQTPGQVANELESDEFRLYELIWQRTIASQMSDARGTTMSVRITGTATSGEECVFSASGRTITFAGFLKAYVEAVDSEAGGESDDAERRLPNLVKDQPIQANELSPDGHTTSPPPRYSEASLIKAMEELGIGRPSTYSPTISTIQNRGYVWKKGSALVPSWVAFAVVGLLEQHFGRLVDYDFTAALEDELDGIAGGRQERTAWLSGFYFGGEIGPEGSIGRAGGLKKLVGSSVEHIDAREVNSIPLFSDEAGRTVVVRVGRYGPYLERPELDESGNATGESQRANLPDDLPPDELTAEIAETLFSTPMEGRTLGTDPVSGHEIVAKDGRYGAYVTEVLPEGSKNKPRTGSLFKDMDLATVTLEDALRLLSLPRVVGTDPNTGEEITAQNGRYGPYLKRGTDSRSLVTEEQLFTVTLEEALAIYAEPKKRGRQAAASAPPLKELGNDPVSGKPMVVKDGRFGPYVTDGEYNASLRKSDSVETLTDERAAELLAEKRAKGPAPKKKAAPKKAAAKKTTTTAAKKTTTAKTTAAKTTKATTAKSGTTKAAAKPAASKSKAASKS
- a CDS encoding SDR family oxidoreductase, with protein sequence MNGAVQRLFSLRGRTALVTGARTGIGRAIANGLASAGADLVLLGRGGDLAEVEAEIRGHGVSARSLLVDLSDVDGVQREVGALLADQEIDVLVNNAGTIHRQAAADVPLADWRRVLSVNLDSVFALCQLAGRQMVARGSGKIVNIASLLSFQGGILVPAYTASKHAVAGLTSALANEWAAHGVQVNAIAPGYISTSNTAALRADPAREPAIRARIPARRWGDPEDLVGAAVFLASPASDYVNGHVLVVDGGWMGR
- a CDS encoding L-lactate permease produces the protein MYQQDPNPTGSLLLSALLALLPLVVLLVLLGVFRWQAHWAGLTTLALSLAIAVLGYSMPLGLALNSAAYGAGQSVLVVLWITFNAIWIYNLTVHSGHFAVLRRAFSSISDDPRTQAIVIAFSFGALLEALAGGGGPVAICSVMLIALGVHPLKAATLALVADTAPVAFGGMGNPITVLSSVTGLSADAYGAMAGRQVSILAVLIPFLLVFIVDGRRGLREAWPVALAAGLSFGLAQFVVSNYISYRLCDIIAAIVSVGAVLVVTKLRRTAPVTVGGGDGPDERPVPDSRRDRAVAFAPYAIIVAVFSLAQFDAVKSVLNQATWVFQWPGLQVAAASGKAVSTSYTFNIGSATGTLLLISGLLALPVLRISPLTALRVYGRTIRQFGWAILAILSVFALSYVMNLSGQIITLGVGLAGTGAFFAFLSPIVGWFGVTITGTDAGANALFGGLQTTAAQQVGASPILFGASNSSGGVMAKMISPQNLAIGTAAVGLVGKEGEVFRRVFGWSLLLLLAMCVLSYLQSTPVLGWMVPSP